Proteins encoded together in one Corallococcus soli window:
- a CDS encoding serine/threonine-protein kinase, with protein sequence MTVQQEGPPEAWPRDCGRFQLLSRLGRGGNAEVFRARMLQGMRAGEEVALKRVRPERARDPEAREQLLHEAELARCLDHPHIVGFREYGEQADGPYLALELVEGTDLGRVLAQCRRRRIELPIDISVMMVRHVLEALAHAHAATNAKGRPLAVVHCDVSPHNVLLSRGGEVKLADFGVARSRAGAAVDSRRLGKQHYRSPELLAGEVSVAVDLWATAVLLYELLSLESPFEGSSADEVEASIRGARVTPVRMLAPEVSDPLALVLDRALAPLPAQRFSSAEQFARALAALSDDRVATPLAVAAVVRGLMGAEPVSG encoded by the coding sequence GTGACGGTGCAGCAGGAGGGCCCTCCGGAGGCGTGGCCGCGCGACTGCGGGCGCTTCCAGCTGCTGTCCCGGCTGGGGCGCGGCGGCAACGCGGAGGTGTTCCGCGCGCGGATGCTCCAGGGCATGCGGGCGGGCGAGGAGGTGGCCCTCAAGCGCGTGCGGCCGGAGCGGGCGAGGGACCCCGAGGCGCGCGAGCAGTTGCTGCACGAGGCGGAGCTGGCGCGCTGCCTGGATCACCCCCACATCGTGGGCTTCCGCGAGTACGGCGAGCAGGCGGACGGCCCCTACCTGGCGCTGGAGCTGGTGGAGGGCACCGACCTGGGCCGGGTGCTGGCGCAGTGCCGGCGCCGCAGGATCGAACTGCCCATCGACATCTCCGTGATGATGGTGCGCCACGTGCTGGAGGCGCTGGCGCACGCGCACGCGGCCACCAACGCCAAGGGGCGACCGCTGGCGGTGGTGCACTGCGACGTGTCACCGCACAACGTGCTGCTGTCGCGCGGCGGCGAGGTGAAGCTGGCGGACTTCGGCGTGGCCCGCTCACGCGCGGGCGCGGCGGTGGACTCGCGGCGCCTGGGCAAGCAGCACTACCGCTCGCCGGAGCTGCTCGCGGGCGAGGTGTCCGTGGCGGTGGACCTGTGGGCGACGGCGGTGCTGCTGTACGAGCTGCTGTCGCTGGAGTCGCCCTTCGAAGGCAGCTCCGCCGACGAGGTGGAGGCCTCCATCCGGGGCGCGCGGGTGACGCCCGTGCGCATGCTGGCCCCCGAAGTGTCCGACCCGCTGGCGCTGGTGCTGGACCGGGCGCTCGCGCCCCTCCCCGCGCAGCGCTTCTCGTCGGCGGAGCAGTTCGCGCGGGCGCTCGCGGCCCTGAGCGATGACCGGGTGGCGACGCCGCTCGCGGTGGCCGCGGTGGTGCGCGGCCTGATGGGCGCGGAGCCGGTGTCGGGCTGA
- a CDS encoding TIGR02266 family protein, whose product MPVFGLAAVWRGGASPALAASVVEGLGTLLPSAQSMQLLVAFRDEEGALEVKVEVPGYPRAAVERLGEEVRKSGGTFVELWRLPKAERDALRSRTLAGGTPFTGDERAQAAQELQQHLEALAARGPPPSAPVPLTAPAPEVAPAPTRGGEPYRAPEEAPQEDGPQRRGRRFAVKLELEFRTELDFVREHALNISNGGLFVRTAHRPPQDSVVTVDVKLPNGQRLQGEALVVHVVDAPYTGGVGLAFLSDDATFSRTLDDYLASLVGETA is encoded by the coding sequence GTGCCTGTCTTCGGTCTCGCGGCGGTGTGGAGGGGAGGGGCGTCGCCCGCGCTGGCGGCGTCCGTGGTGGAGGGCCTGGGCACCCTGTTGCCCTCCGCGCAGTCCATGCAGTTGCTGGTGGCGTTCCGCGACGAGGAGGGGGCGCTGGAGGTGAAGGTGGAGGTGCCCGGCTATCCGCGAGCGGCGGTGGAGCGGCTGGGCGAGGAGGTGCGCAAGAGCGGCGGCACCTTCGTGGAGCTGTGGCGACTGCCCAAGGCGGAGCGGGATGCCCTGCGCTCAAGGACGCTGGCGGGAGGCACGCCCTTCACCGGCGACGAGCGCGCGCAGGCGGCGCAGGAGCTCCAACAGCACCTGGAGGCGCTGGCCGCGCGGGGCCCGCCGCCGTCCGCGCCCGTGCCCCTCACCGCGCCCGCGCCGGAGGTCGCACCCGCGCCCACGCGGGGGGGTGAGCCCTACCGCGCGCCGGAGGAGGCGCCGCAGGAGGACGGGCCGCAGCGCCGGGGCCGGCGCTTCGCCGTGAAGCTGGAGCTGGAGTTCCGCACGGAGCTGGACTTCGTGCGCGAGCACGCGCTGAACATCTCCAACGGCGGACTCTTCGTGCGCACGGCGCACCGGCCGCCCCAGGACAGCGTCGTCACGGTGGACGTGAAGCTGCCCAACGGCCAGCGCCTGCAGGGCGAGGCGCTGGTGGTGCACGTGGTGGACGCGCCGTACACGGGCGGCGTGGGCCTGGCCTTCCTCAGCGACGACGCCACCTTCTCGCGGACGCTGGACGACTACCTGGCGAGCCTGGTCGGGGAGACGGCGTGA
- the cglD gene encoding adventurous gliding motility lipoprotein CglD — MRNWKRLFSGTLLAATLLAGCGGSDPEPDAGPGPEVDAGPGTGTDAGETDAGFDAGYVEDAGIIVDPDPDPGKVPTDPYDPNNATKDSDCDGLTDQEEYSTVYAGGLKTSPGLRDTDGDGIRDGVEVGRTTSVNPACSFYPDEDTVTRTSPVKADTDDDGLPDGLEDANRNGKRDPGETDPNTADSDNDGLADGAEDANKNGSVSPGETDPRLRDTDSDGLPDGLEKSNGTDPLKPDTDGDTCSDGAEDVNKNGKHDPGETNPRVADCAASIPDTDFDGIPDAVEDATGTDKTKSDTDGDGVADGVEDENKNGRVDSGETDPRLTDTDCDGLQDGAGRNNFLGEDPNSNGKVDPGETDPTNPDTDGDGLSDGVERGVATGAAPRTNCGYKGDADPTTTTNPTKPDNDGDGIPDGAEDSDQNGRVDPGELNPNNPTDGAPNTPAGKACSAQNLRTVTFKEDSGADMRLALPNTFKQANLVNIKAAGQTVGVMGYDDTKQVTFIAYKRGQVPGSTTPADDESGIRTGTPALAAADVEFTQTFSTWDGFPAAASRYALAGTADLKVFTNTLVKALVPATTDALGGNAGITGPFKIQAQYVHRSDQSVVVVLAITPASRYNEAGSLFTLADTAGGSALAQFGDADAVQCEVFTGNTAVVDFLFVVDDSGSMASSQTYLAEAATAVANKLGNAAMDWRLSMVTTSYSHGGKPNTGVLRNFTTNIDQFKSWLTQNAVCNSNVCAVRTGTGGSATYTPLPNTTCTNDRQCWVGLAGDGGERPLEAARKAINDMGASTGAADTKLRAGAKLVVVILTDVRDQSADTVANYTAYFNNTGTAAGTTQNPTAQAIQVHGIICPPDGGRCDASEDPTNPRHLDVIRATSGVSGSLRDKTAINNTINAIVDSVIASVGYRTLKPPIGASLKVAVAEVVNPAACPNIGDLPRSRTNGFDVDGINRTVSFYGACRPKTSGQTQAALSYRYWIDRSTNPNGSPPPCASDTQYYDPNEADSCKGKLACNRTTDKCECPADCGGTAPVGQVCNTDRAVCDFTCAPDCGGACGTFETCNTAACSCSCVQSASCAAGYKFDNNACGCVCDTGALNCGAGSAADPGLCACVCQPDCGGTCGPGFTCNVSTCACEKPIG, encoded by the coding sequence ATGCGCAATTGGAAAAGACTCTTCTCAGGCACCCTGCTCGCGGCGACGCTGCTCGCGGGCTGCGGCGGCAGTGACCCAGAGCCCGACGCCGGCCCAGGCCCCGAGGTCGATGCCGGCCCCGGCACCGGCACCGACGCCGGTGAAACCGACGCGGGCTTCGACGCGGGCTACGTCGAGGACGCAGGCATCATCGTGGACCCCGATCCCGACCCGGGCAAGGTCCCCACCGACCCGTACGATCCGAACAACGCCACCAAGGACTCGGACTGCGACGGCCTGACGGACCAGGAGGAGTACTCCACCGTCTACGCGGGCGGGCTGAAGACGAGCCCCGGCCTGCGCGACACCGACGGCGACGGCATCCGCGACGGCGTGGAGGTAGGTCGCACCACCAGCGTGAACCCCGCCTGTTCGTTCTACCCGGACGAGGACACGGTCACGCGCACCTCGCCGGTGAAGGCGGACACGGACGACGACGGCCTGCCGGACGGCCTGGAGGACGCCAACCGCAACGGCAAGCGCGACCCCGGTGAGACGGACCCCAACACCGCGGACTCCGACAATGACGGCCTGGCCGACGGCGCGGAGGACGCGAACAAGAACGGTTCGGTGAGCCCCGGCGAAACGGATCCGCGCCTGCGCGACACCGACAGCGACGGCCTGCCGGACGGCCTGGAGAAGTCCAACGGCACGGATCCGCTCAAGCCCGACACCGACGGCGACACCTGCTCCGACGGCGCGGAGGACGTGAACAAGAACGGCAAGCACGACCCCGGTGAGACGAACCCGCGCGTGGCGGACTGCGCCGCGTCCATCCCCGACACCGACTTCGACGGCATCCCGGATGCGGTGGAGGACGCCACCGGCACGGACAAGACCAAGTCCGACACGGACGGCGACGGCGTGGCGGACGGCGTGGAGGACGAGAACAAGAACGGCCGCGTGGACTCCGGTGAGACGGACCCGCGCCTGACGGACACCGACTGCGACGGGCTCCAGGACGGCGCCGGCCGCAACAACTTCCTCGGGGAAGACCCCAACAGCAACGGCAAGGTGGACCCCGGTGAGACGGACCCCACCAACCCGGACACCGACGGTGACGGCCTCTCCGACGGCGTGGAGCGCGGCGTGGCGACGGGCGCGGCCCCGCGCACCAACTGCGGCTACAAGGGCGACGCGGACCCCACGACGACGACGAACCCCACCAAGCCGGACAACGACGGTGACGGCATCCCCGACGGCGCGGAGGACTCCGACCAGAACGGCCGCGTGGATCCGGGCGAGCTGAACCCGAACAACCCGACGGACGGCGCGCCCAACACCCCGGCGGGCAAGGCGTGCAGCGCGCAGAACCTGCGCACGGTGACGTTCAAGGAGGACAGCGGCGCGGACATGCGGCTGGCGCTGCCCAACACCTTCAAGCAGGCCAACCTGGTCAACATCAAGGCGGCCGGTCAGACGGTGGGCGTGATGGGCTATGACGACACCAAGCAGGTGACGTTCATCGCCTACAAGCGCGGTCAGGTGCCGGGCTCCACCACGCCGGCCGACGACGAGTCGGGCATCCGCACCGGTACGCCCGCGCTGGCGGCGGCGGACGTGGAGTTCACCCAGACGTTCAGCACCTGGGACGGCTTCCCCGCGGCGGCGTCGCGCTACGCGCTCGCTGGCACCGCGGACCTGAAGGTCTTCACCAACACGTTGGTCAAGGCGCTCGTTCCCGCCACCACGGACGCGCTGGGTGGCAACGCGGGCATCACCGGCCCGTTCAAGATTCAAGCGCAGTACGTGCACCGCTCCGACCAGAGCGTGGTGGTGGTGCTCGCCATCACCCCGGCGTCCCGCTACAACGAAGCGGGCAGCCTGTTCACCCTGGCGGACACGGCGGGCGGCTCCGCGCTGGCGCAGTTCGGCGACGCGGACGCGGTGCAGTGCGAGGTCTTCACCGGCAACACCGCCGTGGTGGACTTCCTCTTCGTGGTGGACGACAGCGGCTCCATGGCGTCGTCGCAGACGTACCTGGCGGAGGCCGCCACGGCCGTGGCCAACAAGCTGGGCAACGCCGCGATGGACTGGCGCCTGTCCATGGTGACGACCAGCTACTCCCACGGCGGCAAGCCGAACACGGGCGTGCTGCGCAACTTCACCACGAACATCGACCAGTTCAAGTCGTGGCTGACCCAGAACGCGGTGTGCAACAGCAACGTGTGCGCCGTGAGGACGGGTACGGGCGGGAGCGCGACGTACACGCCCCTGCCCAACACCACCTGCACGAACGACAGGCAGTGCTGGGTGGGCCTCGCGGGTGACGGTGGCGAGCGTCCGCTGGAGGCGGCGCGCAAGGCCATCAACGACATGGGCGCGTCCACGGGCGCGGCGGACACGAAGCTGCGTGCGGGCGCCAAGCTGGTGGTGGTCATCCTCACGGACGTGAGGGACCAGTCCGCGGACACGGTCGCCAACTACACGGCGTACTTCAACAACACGGGCACGGCGGCCGGGACGACGCAGAACCCCACCGCGCAGGCCATCCAGGTCCACGGCATCATCTGCCCGCCGGATGGCGGCCGTTGTGACGCGTCCGAGGACCCCACCAACCCGCGCCACCTGGACGTCATCCGGGCCACCAGCGGCGTGTCTGGCAGCCTCCGGGACAAGACCGCCATCAACAACACCATCAACGCCATCGTGGACAGCGTCATCGCCTCCGTGGGCTACCGGACGCTCAAGCCGCCCATTGGCGCGTCGTTGAAGGTGGCGGTGGCGGAGGTGGTGAACCCCGCGGCCTGCCCGAACATCGGGGACCTGCCGCGCAGCCGCACCAACGGCTTCGACGTGGACGGCATCAACCGCACCGTGTCGTTCTACGGCGCGTGCCGCCCCAAGACGTCCGGCCAGACGCAGGCGGCGCTGTCGTACCGCTACTGGATCGACCGTTCGACGAACCCCAACGGCAGCCCGCCCCCGTGCGCGTCCGACACGCAGTACTACGACCCGAACGAAGCGGACTCCTGCAAGGGCAAGCTCGCCTGCAATCGCACCACCGACAAGTGCGAGTGCCCGGCGGACTGCGGCGGCACCGCGCCCGTGGGCCAGGTGTGCAACACCGACCGCGCCGTGTGTGACTTCACGTGTGCTCCGGACTGCGGCGGCGCGTGCGGCACCTTCGAGACGTGCAACACGGCGGCCTGCTCGTGCTCCTGCGTGCAGTCCGCTTCCTGCGCGGCGGGCTACAAGTTCGACAACAACGCCTGCGGCTGCGTCTGCGACACGGGCGCGCTCAACTGCGGCGCCGGCTCCGCGGCCGACCCGGGCCTCTGCGCCTGCGTCTGCCAGCCGGACTGCGGCGGCACGTGCGGCCCGGGCTTCACGTGCAACGTCAGCACGTGCGCCTGCGAGAAGCCCATCGGTTGA
- a CDS encoding M14 family zinc carboxypeptidase yields MLLPTLTALVLTQAPPLTSTSEQSGWTRTGRYAEAEGLCRAFPKAFPGKARCDTLGLSPEGRPLVALVVSQDGTLTADAARRKQRPVVFFQGGIHAGEIDGKDAGYWLLRDALQGKALPGVLKGVTAVFVPVFNLDGHERFTPNHRPNQVGPEEMGFRTTAQNLNLNRDYAKVDAPEMALLLKYLNAWDPLVYVDLHVTDGAKFEPDVSVSLEPQKSGPPALQALGTKLTEELLTGLTAQGHQPLRFYPSFIQDDDPTSGFAYGVPPPRFSHGFWSIHHRFGVLVETHSWKTHAQRVKATRDVMEGLLRLVARDGAALQAAVKAEDQKATSGQVREVVLGWENTEKRETLQFKGYAYERTPSDVSGQPWIRYDDTKPQTWTVPYAPDVKPSLRVTLPTGGYVVSAAHAAWVAPRLAVHGITFQRLARAVPAAKVESFRTQDFQFRAQSSEGHQGLVAKGGWKPDTQDVPAGSLYVPVAQKNVQLVAHLFEPSGPDSFLAWGFFNAHFEQKEYIEDYVVEPFARELLAKDAGVKAAFQERLKDPAFAKDPRARLRFFAERHPAWDERLGLYPVYRVASALK; encoded by the coding sequence ATGCTCCTGCCCACCCTCACCGCCCTGGTCCTCACGCAGGCACCACCCCTCACCTCCACCTCCGAGCAGAGCGGCTGGACGCGCACCGGCCGCTACGCCGAAGCCGAAGGCCTCTGCCGCGCCTTCCCCAAGGCGTTCCCCGGCAAGGCCCGCTGCGACACGCTGGGCCTGTCCCCGGAGGGGCGCCCGCTGGTGGCGCTGGTCGTCAGCCAGGACGGCACCCTCACGGCGGACGCCGCGCGAAGGAAGCAGCGCCCCGTCGTCTTCTTCCAGGGTGGCATCCACGCGGGCGAAATCGACGGCAAGGACGCCGGCTACTGGCTGCTGCGCGACGCGCTCCAGGGCAAGGCGCTGCCGGGCGTGCTCAAGGGCGTCACCGCCGTCTTCGTCCCCGTCTTCAACCTGGATGGCCATGAGCGCTTCACGCCCAACCACCGGCCCAACCAGGTGGGCCCGGAGGAGATGGGCTTCCGCACCACCGCGCAGAACCTCAACCTCAACCGCGACTACGCGAAGGTGGACGCGCCGGAGATGGCGCTGCTGCTCAAGTACCTCAACGCGTGGGATCCGCTCGTCTACGTGGACCTGCACGTCACCGACGGCGCCAAGTTCGAACCCGACGTGTCCGTCAGCCTGGAGCCCCAGAAGTCCGGCCCGCCCGCGCTCCAGGCGCTGGGCACGAAGCTGACCGAGGAGCTCCTCACCGGCCTCACCGCCCAGGGCCACCAGCCGCTGCGCTTCTACCCGTCCTTCATCCAGGACGATGACCCGACGAGCGGCTTCGCCTACGGCGTTCCCCCGCCGCGCTTCAGCCACGGCTTCTGGTCCATCCACCACCGCTTCGGCGTGCTCGTGGAGACGCACTCCTGGAAGACCCACGCCCAGCGCGTGAAGGCCACCCGCGACGTGATGGAGGGCCTCCTGCGCCTCGTGGCCCGCGACGGCGCCGCGCTCCAGGCCGCGGTGAAGGCGGAGGACCAGAAGGCCACCTCCGGCCAGGTGCGCGAGGTGGTGCTCGGCTGGGAGAACACGGAGAAGCGGGAGACGCTCCAGTTCAAGGGCTACGCGTACGAGCGCACGCCGTCGGACGTCTCCGGCCAGCCGTGGATCCGCTACGACGACACGAAGCCCCAGACGTGGACGGTGCCGTACGCGCCGGACGTGAAGCCCTCCCTCCGCGTGACGCTGCCCACGGGCGGCTACGTCGTCTCCGCCGCCCACGCCGCGTGGGTGGCGCCCAGGCTCGCCGTCCACGGCATCACCTTCCAGCGCCTCGCCCGCGCGGTGCCCGCCGCGAAGGTGGAGTCGTTCCGCACGCAGGACTTCCAGTTCCGCGCGCAGTCCAGCGAAGGCCACCAGGGGCTGGTGGCGAAGGGCGGCTGGAAGCCGGACACGCAGGACGTGCCGGCCGGGTCGCTCTACGTGCCCGTGGCGCAGAAGAACGTGCAGCTGGTGGCGCACCTGTTCGAGCCGTCCGGGCCGGACTCCTTCCTCGCGTGGGGCTTCTTCAACGCCCACTTCGAGCAGAAGGAATACATCGAGGACTACGTGGTGGAGCCCTTCGCCCGGGAGCTGCTCGCGAAGGACGCGGGCGTGAAGGCCGCCTTCCAGGAGCGCCTCAAGGACCCTGCCTTCGCCAAGGACCCGCGGGCCCGCCTGCGCTTCTTCGCGGAGCGCCACCCGGCCTGGGACGAGCGCCTGGGCCTCTACCCCGTCTACCGCGTGGCCAGCGCGCTGAAGTAG
- a CDS encoding MBL fold metallo-hydrolase: MAMRFKNLDGSGPHPFNTIFKWAVVDKLGGKRRRSPARATVPRVEPDLAVLATPPAPGEGARLTWLGHASWLVQLDGVSLLIDPVLRDTINLVIRRNVPPGVPVQKLPPITASLVSHNHYDHLDLPTLKQVGARVITGLGHAPIFQGEGLPFSELDWWESTQVGPVRVHYVPSQHWSRRGLNDANQMLWGGFVVEGSSARVYHSGDTAYFQGFKEIGSRFPRMDAALLPIGAYDPAWFMRFQHMNPEEAVQAFEDLGALAFFAMHWGTFKLTDEPLDEPPARLDAEWLRRGWPRDRVHVLPVGGTHTVRHG; this comes from the coding sequence ATGGCGATGCGCTTCAAGAACCTGGATGGCAGCGGACCGCACCCGTTCAACACCATCTTCAAGTGGGCCGTGGTGGACAAGCTCGGCGGCAAGCGCCGCAGGTCGCCCGCGCGCGCCACGGTGCCGCGCGTGGAGCCGGACCTCGCGGTGCTCGCCACCCCACCCGCCCCGGGCGAGGGCGCGCGGCTGACGTGGCTGGGCCACGCGAGCTGGCTGGTGCAGTTGGATGGCGTGTCGCTGCTCATCGACCCGGTGCTGCGCGACACCATCAACCTCGTCATCCGCCGCAACGTGCCGCCCGGCGTGCCGGTGCAGAAGCTGCCGCCCATCACCGCGAGCCTCGTGTCCCACAACCACTACGACCACCTGGACCTGCCCACGCTCAAGCAGGTGGGGGCCCGCGTCATCACCGGCCTGGGCCACGCGCCCATCTTCCAGGGCGAGGGGCTGCCCTTCAGCGAGCTGGACTGGTGGGAGTCCACGCAGGTGGGCCCCGTGCGCGTGCACTACGTGCCGTCGCAGCACTGGAGCCGCCGCGGCCTCAACGACGCCAACCAGATGCTGTGGGGCGGCTTCGTGGTGGAGGGCTCCAGCGCGCGCGTGTACCACTCCGGCGACACCGCCTACTTCCAGGGCTTCAAGGAGATCGGCTCGCGCTTCCCGCGCATGGACGCGGCGCTGCTGCCCATTGGCGCGTACGACCCGGCGTGGTTCATGCGCTTCCAGCACATGAACCCGGAGGAGGCCGTGCAGGCCTTCGAGGACCTGGGCGCGCTCGCCTTCTTCGCCATGCACTGGGGCACCTTCAAGCTCACCGACGAGCCGCTCGACGAGCCCCCCGCCCGCCTGGACGCGGAGTGGCTGCGCCGGGGCTGGCCGCGCGACCGCGTGCACGTGCTGCCCGTGGGCGGCACGCACACCGTGCGCCACGGTTGA
- a CDS encoding sensor histidine kinase: protein MRPVSGTTTRRLLLAFGALVALFAAASGYVLGRLSDIHEGTHALREVGGRAREARELATAVRDQYAHLAHTIILGNDSHRRFHTEARSRVEALTRRLAEQARDAEERAAVADIQASGDALDRLYRDTLLPAVMAKDAPAVEAAHGRALEWVSRIQARVDALTERSDASMEAFEAHVGAVERDSFRWALLFLGGATLFAAGVGVYIGNSVARPVARLSEGAARLARGDLDVRIPEDDPGELGHLAAQLNRMTGALREHQAQRVQHEKLAGIGRLAAGVAHEINNPLGVILGYVRLLQRRAEGTLAEDLRVVEEEAVRCQDIVEGLLDLSRPGRGPVAPVALREACEEVVARLRESALLGPVTVEVHGEGVAWAQPSRLRQVLLNLVKNAAEAAGEGGRVEVRLDVDGVRGARVAVSDSGPGMTAEARARLFEPFFTTRPTGTGLGLAVSQAIAEAHGGRIDVDVGPLGGARFTLSLPAPSREQEAAA, encoded by the coding sequence ATGCGCCCCGTCTCCGGCACCACCACCCGCAGGTTGTTGCTCGCGTTCGGCGCGCTGGTGGCGCTGTTCGCCGCGGCGTCGGGCTATGTGCTTGGCCGGCTGTCGGACATCCATGAGGGCACGCATGCCCTGCGCGAGGTGGGGGGCCGGGCGCGGGAGGCGCGCGAGCTGGCCACGGCGGTGCGCGACCAGTACGCGCACCTGGCGCACACCATCATCCTGGGCAACGACAGCCACCGGCGCTTCCACACCGAGGCCCGCTCGCGCGTGGAGGCGCTGACGCGGCGGCTGGCGGAGCAGGCACGCGACGCGGAGGAGCGCGCGGCGGTGGCGGACATCCAGGCGTCGGGTGACGCGCTGGACCGGCTCTACCGGGACACGCTGCTGCCGGCGGTGATGGCGAAGGACGCGCCCGCGGTGGAGGCGGCGCACGGACGGGCGCTGGAGTGGGTGTCGCGCATCCAGGCGCGGGTGGATGCGCTGACGGAGCGCTCGGACGCGTCGATGGAGGCCTTCGAGGCGCACGTGGGCGCGGTGGAGCGCGACAGCTTCCGCTGGGCGCTGCTGTTCCTGGGCGGCGCCACGCTGTTCGCGGCCGGGGTGGGCGTCTACATCGGCAACTCGGTGGCGCGGCCGGTGGCGCGGCTGTCGGAGGGCGCGGCGCGGCTGGCGCGCGGGGACCTGGACGTGCGCATCCCGGAGGACGACCCGGGGGAGCTGGGCCACCTGGCCGCGCAGCTCAACCGGATGACGGGGGCGCTGCGCGAGCACCAGGCCCAGCGCGTCCAGCACGAGAAGCTCGCGGGCATCGGCCGGCTGGCGGCGGGCGTGGCGCATGAAATCAACAACCCGCTGGGCGTCATCCTCGGGTACGTGCGGCTGTTGCAGCGGCGGGCGGAGGGCACGCTCGCGGAGGACCTGCGCGTGGTGGAGGAGGAGGCGGTGCGCTGCCAGGACATCGTGGAGGGGCTTTTGGACCTGTCGCGCCCGGGGCGCGGGCCGGTGGCGCCGGTGGCGCTGCGCGAGGCGTGCGAGGAGGTCGTGGCCCGGCTGCGCGAGTCCGCCCTGCTGGGGCCGGTGACGGTGGAGGTCCACGGTGAAGGCGTCGCGTGGGCGCAGCCTTCCCGGTTGCGGCAGGTGCTGCTCAACCTGGTGAAGAACGCGGCGGAGGCGGCGGGGGAGGGTGGACGGGTGGAGGTGCGCCTGGACGTGGACGGGGTGCGCGGCGCGCGCGTGGCGGTGTCGGATTCAGGGCCGGGGATGACGGCCGAGGCGCGGGCGCGGTTGTTCGAGCCGTTCTTCACCACCCGGCCCACGGGCACGGGGCTGGGGCTCGCGGTGAGCCAGGCCATCGCGGAGGCGCACGGTGGGCGCATCGACGTGGACGTGGGGCCGCTGGGCGGCGCGCGCTTCACGCTGTCCCTGCCGGCGCCGTCGCGTGAACAGGAGGCAGCGGCATGA
- a CDS encoding sigma-54-dependent transcriptional regulator, whose product MSSTQEPDAVTPDARPTVLVVDDKENMLKLFARILGDAYAVTTAPDGARALGLLSTRAFDVVVTDIQMPGADGFTVLREVKQRAPDTEVVLVTAYASVPKAVEAIKQGAYDYLSKPFDPDEVALVVARALERRRQRRDAAGLQARVARMPDFHGLRGTSPALRKTHALLAQVAARDLTVVLTGETGTGKELAARALHRESPRRDRPFVAVNCGALPADLVESELFGHAKGAFTGATGAKAGLFEEAHGGTLFLDEVGDLPLPVQVKLNRALQEKEVRRVGTTTPVTVDVRVVAATHRDLATEVAQGRFREDLYYRLDGVTVRMPPLRERREDIPLLAMHFLATARRPELEGFTPEALQALTAAPWPGNVRQLQNAVARAVAVATGPRITPEDLPPESGPVRPAATPGALPTEALAKRPYREAVDQVRDAVSRDYLTALMQEFSGNVTHAAERAGMERESLHRLLKRYGVRTEDFKRGESS is encoded by the coding sequence ATGAGCAGCACGCAGGAGCCGGACGCCGTGACGCCCGACGCGAGGCCGACGGTGCTCGTGGTGGACGACAAGGAGAACATGCTCAAGCTGTTCGCGCGCATCCTGGGGGACGCGTACGCGGTGACGACCGCGCCGGACGGCGCGCGGGCGCTGGGCCTGCTGTCCACGCGCGCGTTCGACGTGGTGGTGACGGACATCCAGATGCCGGGCGCGGACGGCTTCACGGTGCTGCGCGAGGTGAAGCAGCGCGCGCCGGACACGGAGGTGGTGCTCGTCACCGCCTATGCGAGCGTGCCCAAGGCGGTAGAGGCCATCAAACAGGGCGCGTACGACTACCTGTCCAAGCCGTTTGATCCGGACGAGGTGGCGCTGGTGGTGGCGCGCGCGCTGGAGCGCCGCCGTCAACGCAGGGACGCGGCGGGGCTCCAGGCCCGGGTGGCGCGCATGCCGGACTTCCACGGCCTGCGCGGCACCAGCCCCGCGCTGCGCAAGACGCACGCGCTGCTCGCGCAGGTGGCGGCGCGCGACCTCACGGTGGTGCTCACCGGCGAGACGGGCACGGGCAAGGAGCTGGCCGCGCGCGCCCTGCACCGGGAGAGCCCCCGGCGCGACAGGCCCTTCGTCGCGGTGAACTGCGGCGCGCTGCCGGCGGACCTGGTGGAGAGCGAGCTGTTCGGCCACGCGAAGGGCGCCTTCACGGGCGCGACGGGCGCGAAGGCGGGCCTCTTCGAGGAGGCCCACGGCGGGACGCTCTTCCTGGACGAGGTGGGCGACCTGCCGCTGCCGGTGCAGGTGAAGCTCAACCGCGCGCTGCAGGAGAAGGAGGTGCGCCGCGTGGGCACCACCACGCCGGTGACGGTGGACGTGCGCGTGGTGGCGGCGACGCACCGGGACCTGGCCACGGAGGTCGCGCAGGGGCGCTTCCGCGAGGACCTCTACTACCGCTTGGACGGCGTGACGGTGCGGATGCCCCCCTTGCGCGAGCGGCGCGAGGACATCCCGCTGCTGGCGATGCACTTCCTGGCCACCGCGCGGCGGCCGGAGCTGGAAGGCTTCACGCCGGAGGCGCTCCAGGCGCTCACCGCCGCGCCCTGGCCGGGCAACGTGCGGCAGCTGCAGAACGCGGTGGCGCGCGCGGTGGCGGTGGCGACCGGGCCGCGCATCACCCCGGAGGACCTGCCTCCGGAGTCCGGCCCGGTGCGTCCCGCCGCGACGCCGGGGGCGCTTCCGACGGAAGCGCTGGCGAAGCGGCCCTACCGCGAGGCGGTGGATCAGGTGCGGGATGCCGTCTCGCGCGACTACCTCACCGCGCTGATGCAGGAGTTCTCCGGCAACGTCACCCACGCGGCGGAGCGCGCGGGCATGGAGCGCGAGAGCCTGCACCGCCTGCTCAAGCGCTACGGGGTTCGCACGGAGGACTTCAAGCGCGGCGAGTCATCCTAG